A single window of Bombus pascuorum unplaced genomic scaffold, iyBomPasc1.1, whole genome shotgun sequence DNA harbors:
- the LOC132915707 gene encoding cell surface glycoprotein 1-like has product METIDDVVNNDEIEMHDVVQHSEMPGIQPPCLVQPLMQVRPNPLPRPFSATYGSTLLKSTLIAEPTPSDDLTPSDELTSSDEPMPMARPSRRTSAIISRSWQYPHPLHERFQQRTRRPIMRMPTIGEEEEHHIHLYNGIDGTAAEDFVLILIAPGRQWDN; this is encoded by the exons ATGGAGACAATCGACGACGTAGTAAACAATGACGAAATCGAGATGCATGACGTGGTCCAGCACAGCGAGATGCCGGGTATTCAACCGCCTTGCTTGGTGCAGCCGCTTATGCAGGTGAGGCCGAATCCTCTCCCACGACCCTTCTCGGCTACTTACGGCTCGACCTTACTTAAATCGACGCTCATCGCTGAACCGACGCCCAGCGATGATCTGACGCCCAGCGATGAACTGACGTCCAGCGATGAACCGATGCCCATGGCTCGACCATCTCGTAGAACTTCCGCTATTATATCACGAAGCTGGCAATACCCTCATCCATTGCACGAA AGATTTCAACAACGTACCAGACGGCCGATAATGAGAATGCCGACTATCGGCGAAGAAGAGGAGCACCATATACACTTGTATAATGGTATCGACGGTACAGCGGCAGAAGACTTTGTGCTGATATTGATTGCACCCGGCCGACAGTGGGACAATTAA